The Pantoea trifolii nucleotide sequence CCTTCACTGTCCTTCAGCACGTAACCACCACGCGCCACGTTCGCCAGCTGCTCAGCGCTGCGATCCTGCTGCGCCAGGTTCTGACGCGAGAAGATCAGCGCCGACGGGCCGTCAACACGTTCAATGGCATATTTCCACGCCACCGCTGACTCAACCTGGTCGCACGGGCGCCACAGGCTCATGTTTGGCGTCACGCGCAGGCTGGCCATCTGCTCAACCGGCTGGTGCGTCGGGCCATCTTCGCCCAGACCAATCGAGTCGTGGGTGTAGACCATGATCTGACGGATTTTCATCAGCGCGGCCATACGTGCGGCGTTGCGCGCGTACTCGACGAACATCAGGAAGGTCGCAGTGTACGGCAGGAAGCCGCCGTGCAGCGCGAGGCCGTTGGCGATGGCGGTCATACCGAACTCGCGCACGCCGTAATGGATGTAGTTGCCCGCCGCGTCTTCATTGATTGGCTTAGAACCGGACCACATGGTGAGGTTGCTTGGCGCCAGGTCAGCGGAGCCGCCCAGATATTCCGGCAGGATTTTACCGAAGGCTTCGATGGCGTTCTGCGAGGCTTTACGGCTGGCGATTTTCGCCGGATTGGCCTGCAGCTGCTCGATGAACTTCTGCGACTCAGTGGCCCAGTTAGCTGGCAGCTCGTTGTTTACGCGACGTTTGAACTCCGCAGCCAGCTCCGGATGTGCAGCGGCATAGGCAGCAAACTTCTGGTCCCACGCGGACTCTTTCGCCTGGCCGGCTTCTCTGGCATCCCACTGCGCGTAGATGTCTGAAGGGATTTCAAACGGACCGTGGTTCCAGCCCAGCTGCTTACGGGTCAGCGCGATTTCGTCGGCACCCAGCGGCGCGCCGTGCGAGTCGTGCGTACCGGCTTTGTTCGGCGAACCGAAGCCAATCACGGTTTTGCACATCAGCAGCGAAGGCTTGTCGGAAACCGCTTTGGCCTCTTCAACCGCTTTCTTAATCGCGTCGGCATCGTGACCGTCCACGCCGCGCACCACGTGCCAGCCGTAGGCTTCAAAGCGTTTAGCGGTGTCGTCGGTGAACCAGCCGTCAACGTGACCGTCGATGGAGATGCCGTTGTCATCATAGAAGGCAACCAGTTTGCCCAGCTTCAGGGTGCCGGCGATAGAGCAGACTTCGTGTGAGATGCCTTCCATCATGCAGCCGTCGCCCATAAACACGTAGGTGTTATGGTCTACGATGTCATGACCCGGGCGGTTGAACTGCGCCGCCAGCGTGCGCTCGGCAATGGCAAAACCCACTGCGTTCGCAATGCCCTGACCCAGCGGGCCGGTAGTGGTTTCAACGCCTGCGGTGTAACCGTATTCCGGGTGGCCTGGAGTTTTAGAGTGCAGCTGACGGAAGTTCTGCAGCTCGCTCATTGGCAGATTGTAGCCAGTGAGGTGCAGCAGGCTGTAAATCAGCATTGAGCCGTGACCGTTCGACAGCACAAAGCGGTCGCGATCTGCCCACAGCGGGTTAGTAGGGTTATGGTTCAGGAAGTCACGCCACAGTACTTCGGCGATGTCCGCCATGCCCATCGGGGCACCCGGATGTCCCGAATTGGCTTTTTGTACTGCATCCATACTTAACGCGCGAATGGCGTTGGCAAGCTCTTTACGAGAGGGCATCTTCTACTCCAGGTCGGATTAATGCTCCGCCACGCTTAACTTATTGTAATTAATCAGTTA carries:
- the tkt gene encoding transketolase; translated protein: MPSRKELANAIRALSMDAVQKANSGHPGAPMGMADIAEVLWRDFLNHNPTNPLWADRDRFVLSNGHGSMLIYSLLHLTGYNLPMSELQNFRQLHSKTPGHPEYGYTAGVETTTGPLGQGIANAVGFAIAERTLAAQFNRPGHDIVDHNTYVFMGDGCMMEGISHEVCSIAGTLKLGKLVAFYDDNGISIDGHVDGWFTDDTAKRFEAYGWHVVRGVDGHDADAIKKAVEEAKAVSDKPSLLMCKTVIGFGSPNKAGTHDSHGAPLGADEIALTRKQLGWNHGPFEIPSDIYAQWDAREAGQAKESAWDQKFAAYAAAHPELAAEFKRRVNNELPANWATESQKFIEQLQANPAKIASRKASQNAIEAFGKILPEYLGGSADLAPSNLTMWSGSKPINEDAAGNYIHYGVREFGMTAIANGLALHGGFLPYTATFLMFVEYARNAARMAALMKIRQIMVYTHDSIGLGEDGPTHQPVEQMASLRVTPNMSLWRPCDQVESAVAWKYAIERVDGPSALIFSRQNLAQQDRSAEQLANVARGGYVLKDSEGTPELILIATGSEVELAVAAYEQLTAEGRKVRVVSMPSTDAFDKQDAAYRESVLPKAVAARVAIEAGIADYWFKYTGLNGAIVGMTTFGESAPADQLFKEFGFTVENVVKTAKSIL